One window of the Candidatus Stygibacter australis genome contains the following:
- a CDS encoding acetate kinase, with protein sequence MKILTINCGSSSVKYQFINLEDKFVMAEGICEKIAEGNSLFTYKSEKFTVKKQAAELPSHQEAIKLILDSLQHPQNGCISDISEIDAVGHRLVHAGEHYNGTVLIDDHVISVMEDCIPLAPLHNPANIVGVKAMQTLMPDTPQCGLFDTAFHQTMPPKAYLYPLPYEYYTKNKIRRYGFHGTSHKFVAQQAAQHLNIPIDQLKIITCHAGNGASITAIDRGESVDTSMGFTPLEGLVMGTRCGDLDPAIPLYMQRQFGLSVDEVDTILNKKSGILGLSEMDSDMRPIEDGLDNGDPDAIRAFEVYCYRIKKYIGAYTAAMNGLDVLVFTGGVGENMPHLRDWVCRDMEYLGIKFNNDVNYRRGSEIFDLHQPDSEVKVLKISTNEELMIALETEKLLNSRS encoded by the coding sequence ATGAAAATTCTTACTATCAATTGCGGAAGCTCCTCTGTCAAATATCAGTTTATCAATCTTGAAGATAAATTCGTAATGGCAGAAGGTATTTGTGAAAAAATTGCGGAAGGCAACTCTCTCTTCACTTATAAGAGTGAGAAATTTACGGTTAAAAAACAAGCGGCTGAACTTCCATCACATCAGGAAGCTATTAAACTCATCCTGGATTCGCTTCAACATCCTCAAAACGGCTGCATATCTGATATCTCTGAAATTGATGCTGTGGGACACAGGCTGGTGCATGCCGGAGAACATTATAATGGGACAGTACTCATTGATGATCACGTTATCAGCGTAATGGAGGATTGCATTCCTCTTGCCCCGCTGCATAACCCGGCAAATATCGTTGGTGTAAAAGCGATGCAGACTTTGATGCCTGATACTCCTCAATGCGGTTTATTTGACACAGCTTTTCATCAGACAATGCCTCCCAAAGCCTATCTATACCCCCTGCCCTATGAATATTATACAAAAAATAAGATAAGAAGATACGGCTTTCACGGTACTTCCCATAAATTCGTGGCACAGCAGGCGGCGCAGCATCTTAATATTCCGATTGATCAGCTTAAGATCATCACCTGTCATGCGGGAAATGGCGCTTCTATCACGGCGATTGATCGTGGAGAATCTGTTGATACCTCCATGGGCTTCACACCTCTTGAAGGCTTGGTGATGGGTACGCGGTGCGGTGATCTTGATCCTGCCATCCCTCTTTATATGCAGCGCCAATTTGGACTCAGTGTAGATGAAGTGGATACGATATTAAATAAGAAATCAGGCATCCTGGGACTTTCTGAGATGGATAGTGATATGCGGCCCATCGAAGACGGTCTGGATAATGGTGATCCAGATGCCATCCGGGCTTTTGAAGTTTACTGCTACCGTATCAAGAAATATATCGGTGCCTATACTGCTGCCATGAACGGGCTTGACGTGCTGGTTTTCACAGGTGGAGTAGGTGAAAATATGCCCCATCTGCGCGACTGGGTTTGCCGGGATATGGAATACTTGGGGATCAAATTCAATAATGATGTAAATTATCGTCGCGGCAGTGAGATTTTTGACCTTCATCAGCCGGATTCAGAGGTAAAAGTTCTTAAAATATCTACGAATGAAGAGCTGATGATAGCTCTGGAAACAGAAAAACTTCTGAACTCCCGAAGCTAA